DNA sequence from the Acidothermus cellulolyticus 11B genome:
TGACGACGTCCCCCTTGCGCAGCGTCGTGGCGTACGCCGCACCCAGCCGCACTGTGTGCTCAGGGGTTATCTCGACATTCACCAGGCCGGAAATGCCGCGGGGTCCGAAAAGCGCCCGTTGCCCGCGGGATTCCCAGATAACGCTGGTATTGACGACGGCGCCGGCTTCGATTGTCTTGAACGGATAAACACGGACACCCGACGATAAGAACGCCTCCTCCTCCACGACACACTCATCGCCGACCACCGCGCCCTCTTCAATACGAGCGCCGCGCATGACATCCGTATTCTTTCCGATAATGCAACCGCGCAGCGTCACCTGCGGTCCAATAAAGGCATTGTCGTGCACCACCGCGCGATGCAGCACCGCGTGACGCTTGACCACCACATTGCTGCCAAGCACAGAGTATTCCCGCACCTGGGCGTCCGCCTCGACTTTCGCATAATCGCCAATGAAGAGCGGGCCTTCGAGAACGGCGTCGGGATCGACATCCGCACCCTCGCAAATCCAGACTCCCGGCCGCACCTCGAAACCGTCGATGTCGACATCCACCACCCGGTTGAGAACGTCAGCCTGCACCTTGAGCAGGCTCTCCAGGGTGCCGACGTCTTCCCAATACGCGTCGGTGACGTACCCGTACAACGGTGCCCGCGCCGCTAACAATTGCGGAAAAACGTCATGCGCCCAATCCGTCGGCTCGCCGACCGGCACGTAGTCCAGAATTTCGGGTTCCATAACGTACACGCCGGTGTTGACCGTGTCGGAGAAGACCTGACCCCAGGTGGGCTTCTCCAGGAACCGCTCGATCCGGCCCGAGTCATCGCAGATGACCACGCCGAATTCCAGTGGATTCGGCACACTTTTGAGCGCAACCGTCACCAGGGCCTGCTGGGCACGGTGAAACGCCAGCATGTCGCTGATGTCAATGTCTGTCAGCGCGTCCCCGGAGATGACGACGAACGGGCCGTCCCGCAGCTCCGCTTCGGCGTTCTTCACGCTGCCGGCGGTACCGAGCGGCCGCTCCTCGGTGGCGTATTGCAGGCGCATGCCGAGCTCGTCGCCGTCCCCGAAGTAATTGCGGATGAGGGACGCGAGGAATTGCACCGTGACAACGGTCTCGGTCAGACCATGCCGTCTCAGCAGGCGCAGGACGTGTTCCATAATCGGCCGGTTCACCACCGGCAGCAGCGGCTTGGGCTGATTGGCGGTCATCGGACGGAGGCGGGTGCCTTCACCGCCGGCCATCACGACGGCCCGAAGGGGGGACGGCGGAGCAGGAACGGTCATGCCGACGCCTTTCCGGATGGCGCGTGCGTAACGCGACCATCATGATGGCGCAGGCGTCGAACCGCCAAGAGCCGATGGGCCTGCAGGGCGTACAACACACCGGCGTACCAGTACAGCCCGACACCCCAGAGGGCGAACGCCCACCCCACGGTCCGGGCGAGATGCGGCACCGCCCCGTGCCCGGCGCCGAGGAGGAGCAGCGGCAGGGCGTACAGCAGGGTCAGCGTCGCGGTCTTCCCGAGAAAGTGCACCGGAAGAGGGCCGAGACCAGCCCGGCGCAACGCGGGCAACCATCCGGCAAGCAGGAGGTCGCGCCCCACAAGAACCGCCGTCAACCACCACGGCACGATGTTGCGTACCGATAGGGCAACCAGGGTCGCGATGATGTACAGCCGGTCGGCGGCAGGATCCAGCAACTGGCCAAGCCGGCTCTCCTGGCGAAGCAGCCGGGCAAGCTTGCCGTCCAGCCAGTCGGTCACCGCAGCACCGGCCAGCACGCCGAGCGCCCAACCGTCGGCGTGAGGTCCCAGAACGAGCCAGACGAACACCGGGACACCGAGCAGACGGGCAAAACTCAGCGCATTGGGCAGCGTGACGATGCGACTGGCCTCCCGGTCGGCGCCGGTCGCCGTTCCCGGCTCTGGCATTGCCCGACCTCCCTACCGGGACTTCCGGTGCCGGCGCATGCCGCCGCAGGCCGTTCCCCGATGGCGGCGGCGAGTGGTCGGGACGGCGGGATTTGAACCCACGACCCCTTGACCCCCAGTCAAGTGCGCTACCAAGCTGCGCCACGTCCCGAAGGCAGTTGCCCGTCCGAAGCGTACCGCACGGTCGGCGTCCACCCGAGGTTCACCGCTGACCGCGCGACCGTCGACGGGTGCGCGGCTGCCGGGCTCGAACCGACAGGTCGATCGGTGTCCCCGGAAAACCGAAGGTCTCGCGCAACCGCCGCTCGAGAAAACGCATGTACGTCGGCTCGAGCTCCCCGGACGTGAACAAGACGATCCGCGGCGGACGGGTTGACGCCTGGGTGGCGAAGAGCGGCCTCGGTTGGCGGCCGCCACGAACCGGATGCGGACGAGCGGCAACCAGTTCGCTCAACCAGGCGTTGAGCCGGGCGGTGGGAACCCGCTGCTCCCAGCCGGCCAGGGCGGTTTCCAGCGCCGCGGCGAGTTTCTCCACACCCCGGCCGGTGCGGGCCGAAATGTTGAGCCTGGGCGCCCACCCAACGTGTCCAAGCTCCGTCTCGATTTCGCGGGCCAGCGCCAGCCGGCGGTCGGCGTCCACGGCGTCCCATTTGTTGAAGGCAAGGACGAGCGCCCGCCCGGCGTCGATCACCTTCTGTACGATGCGCACGTCCTGCTCGGTTATCGGTTCAGCCGCGTCCAGCAGGACCACGGCTGCCTCGGCGTCCCGGATCGCCTGGTCCGTGCGCAAGCCGGCGTAGAACTCCGCGCCGACGGCGTCCCGCATGCGCCGGCGCAGCCCGGCGGTGTCCACCACCCGCCAACGGCGGTCGCCGATTCGGACGATGGCGTCGACCGGGTCCCGGGTCGTGCCGCTCACTGCGTCGACCAACGCCCGCTCCTCGCCGGCGAGCCGGTTGAGCAAGCTGGACTTGCCGACGTTGGGTCTTCCGACGATGGCCACCCGCCGAGGAGCATCCGGCGCGGTCTCCGGCTCGCCACCTGCTCCGCTGCTCGGCAACGCGGTGATGACGGCGTCGAGCAGGTCCCCGCTTCCCCGGCCGTGCAGGGCACTGACCGTGTACGGCTGGCCCAGCCCAAGCGACCAGAGCTCACCGGTGTCGAGCTCACCGGCGGCGCTGTCCACCTTGTTGGCGACCAGCAGGACGGGCTTGTCGCCGCGGCGGAGGAGCTTCGCGACCGCGGCGTCGGTCTCGGTGATCCCCACAGTTGCGTCGACGACGAAGAGCACGAGGTCCGCAGCGGCGACCGCAAGCTCGGCCTGCGCGGTCACCCGGGCGGAGAGGCCGCCGGCTCCCGGCTGCCAACCGCCAGTGTCCACGATGGTGAAGCGCCGCCCGGACCAGGTGACCTCATAACTCACCCGGTCCCGGGTCACCCCAGGCACGTCCTCGACGATCGCCTGCCGCCGGCCGACGATGCGGTTGACGAGCGTCGACTTCCCCACATTCGGACGGCCGACCACCGCAACGATCGGAACCCGAACGGTCTCATCCGATGCTGACGCCACGGAACTCATGGTGTGGCCGGCGAAGGGTTCACGGTACGGTCCAGGCCGGCGTCGCTCGGGCTGGTTGGATCGCCGCCGGAGCCGAGCCGCTCTGCTACCAGGGAGAGGATGCGGTCCAGCACGGCGTCGACGTCGAGGTCCGTGGAGTCCAGCACCACCGCATCAGCGGCCGCGGTGAGCGGCGACGCTGCACGGCTCTGGTCCAGCTGATCGCGGCGGCGCAGGTCGTCGTGGACGTCGTCGACGTCGGTCGTCCCCCGAGCGGCGACGGTGTCGGCATGCCGTCTGGCGGCACGGACTCGGGAATCGGCCGTCAGGAAAATCTTCACCGCCGCGGTAGGCCAGACGGTTGTGCCGATGTCCCGGCCTTCCACCACGATGCCGCCGTCGCCGATCAGTTCCCGTTGCCGGCCGACGAGCACGCTCCGCACTTCCGGGACAGCGCTGACCGCGCTGACCGCCTGCGTGACCTCCGGACCACGGACGGCATCGGTCACGTCAACGCCGTCCAGCCGGACGGCGGGATGGTCCGGTGCGAGCGCGAGGTCGAGAATGTCCACCACATGCCGGGCCGCTGCGCTGACCGCGCGCTCATCGGTTAGGGAGACGCCATTCCGCAGCACCCAGAGCGTCACGGCCCGATACATGGCACCGGTGTCGAGGTAGCGCAGGCCAAGACGACGGGCCACCGCCCGGGCGACCGTCGATTTACCCGCGCCGGCCGGCCCATCGATGGCAATCACCATCGAGCGAAGCTCATCGCGCGTCTTCATCCAGTGCCGCCTTCACGATGCATGCCGGCCGTGCCGGGACGGGCAGCCGCCGATCGGGTCAATTCTTCCGGAGCCTCCCGGTCGCCTTCCGGAGCCTCCCGGTCGGCCCTCACGGTAGCGTCCGGCACCTACACGTACAGCTGCCATCCAGCGTCGCGGACACACCGGATCAAAGCTTGTGCCTTGTCCTCCCGGACGTCGAGCTCGACGACGCCGACGGGCCGGCCCGGCTCGTGCTCCACCCGCACGTCTTCGACGTTGATCCCGGCTTCAGCGAGCGCGCGGAGCAGCGCAGCCAGCTCGCCCGGCGCGTCGCGAATCGTCACCGCAACAGTGGCGAAGCCGGCGGCCGGTTCGCCGCGCTTCACCGGCACCCGCAACCGGCCCTGCACGCCGGTGCGGAGCAACTCGGTGAGGGCGGTCGTCGCCGCGGCGTCCCCACGCGCAATTCGCGCCACGTACGCGGCCGCGTCCTGAAGCCGCTGCTGGAACCGCTCCAAATAGCCGAGCAGATGATCGGCATTTGCCGCCAGGATCTCCGTCCAGAGTTGCGGGTCGCCCGCGGCGATCCGGGTAACGTCCTGCAGGCCGGTGCCGGCGAGCGCAGTGAAATCGCGTGGGGCGTCGACGAGCTGGGCGGCCAGTACGGAGGCCAACAGGTGCGGGAGGTGCGAGACGAGAGCCAGTGCGGCGTCATGCTCCTCGGCGGTCATGACCACGGGAGTGGCGCCAGCGGCAACGGCGAGTGCACGCACGGCGGCAATCGCTTCCTCGCCGGCCGCCGGGGTCGGCGTGATGACCCACGGACGGCCGACAAAGAGATCGGGGTGCGCGGCGGCCGGTCCGGATCGTTCCCGACCGGCGATCGGGTGGCCACCGACGAATGTCGTCATATCGGCGCCGATCTTCTCGGCTTCGGCCAGCGGTTTGCTCTTCACCGACGCGACGTCCGTGAAACTCCGAGCGACGCCAAGGCGCTGGTAGCGGAGGAGCTCTCCCGCGACCGCATCGGGGGGGATGGCGAGGACGGCGATGTCATAACCGCCGTCGAGGTCCTCGTCGTGCGGCACACCTGCCCCGCGTTCGACCGCGAGGGCCAGCCGGCCGACCGCAATGTCGTGCAGCCGCGTCTCGATGCCCGCTTCCCGGAGCGCCAGCGCGAGCGAGGTGCCCATCAACCCGGTGCCGATGACGAGCACCCGGCGCAGTGTCAGCTCGCTCGGGTTGCCGTTGCTGTCTGCCACCGCTCACCTCTTCATGTGACGCCGCGTGGTGCCCGCGCCGCCGGGGGCGCCGTACGCCGGCGCGACCGTGAGCAGCGTACCGAATCTGCGATCACACGCCGGTTAGAGGCCGACCAGGTCGAGCAACTCCCCGAGTTCCCGAGGCGTCAACTGCCGGCGCGCGCCCGGCCGGAGCTGTCCCAACGCGACCGGCCCGATCGCGGTGCGCACCAACCGCCGCACCGGATGACCGACGGCCGCAAGCATCCGTCGTACCAAATGGGTGCGACCCTCGTGAACAACCACTTCAACCAGGGTCCGAGCACCGTAGCGCTCGAGAATGCGGACGGCGTCGGCTTGGGCCGGTCCGTCGGCGAGATCAACCCCCGAGCGGAGCAGGTGCACGCCGGTGCGGCCGAGGCGACCCTCGACGTCGGCGACGTAGGTTTTCGGCACGGCATGCGACGGGTGTGTCAGACGGTGGGTAAGCCGCCCGTCATTGGTGAGCAGGAGAAGTCCCTCACTGTCGGTGTCGAGCCGGCCGACGTGGAAGACCCGCACGGGAAGGTCGGCGACGAGATCCCCGACGCACGGGCGTCCGCGCGGATCGCTCATCGTCGTCACGACACCGCGCGGTTTGTTCAACGCGAAGTAAGCGAACGGAGTTGCCGGCGGAATCCGCTTTCCGTCGACCCGGATGACGGCGGTCTGCGGATCGACGCGCACGCCGAGCCGGGTGACCGGCACGCCGTCGACCTCCACCCGGCCGGCCGCGATGAGCTCCTCGCACGCCCGCCGCGATCCCACGCCCGCAGCGGCAAGGACCTTCTGCAAGCGAACCGCGCCGTCGTCGCCGGCGGGTAAGGAGAGGGCAGCCGCCCGGGAATGCGGAGCCAGCCCGCGCGGGCCAGGTGAGGACCGGGTGTTACTCATTGCCGGCGAGTTGTTCCTCAAGTGCCTCGATGGACGTGCCTTCAGGGAGATGGTCGGCGAGAGGCGGAAGCTCCGAGAGGTCGTTGATGCCTAGTTTCTCAAGGAAATAACGAGTTGTGCGATACAGCGTGGCGCCGGTGCCGTCTTCGGTGCCGGCTTCTTCGATGAGTCCGCGGCTGAGCAAGGTGCGAATGACGCCATCGACGTTGACGCCCCGGACCGCGCTGACGCGCGAGCGGGAAATCGGTTGCCGATAGGCGATGACGGCCAGCGTTTCGAGCGCCGCCTGTGTCAACCGTGCCTGCTGACCTTCCCGCAGGAAGCGCTGCACGACCTCGGCGTACGCAGGCCGGGTGTACAACCGCCAGCCACCGGCCACCTGGCGTAGTTCGATGCCACGGCCGGCGTCCGCCAGTGACGCAGCGAGTCGCGCAACCGCCTCCGCCACCTGTGGTTCCGGCACACCAAGAACCGCAGCCATCGCCGTCACGGTCACCGGTTCATCGGCGACGAAGAGCATCGCCTCCACCGCGCCCATCACGTCGCCCGTGGAGACGTCGCCCGGCTCGATCAGGGCCGGTTCCGGGTCGCCTGCCGCACCACCGTTCACGTCAGTACTCCTTGCCTTGGTCGGCGGGGACTTCCCACCGCACGATGAGATCCCCCAGCGGATCCACCTGCTCGAATACGACGACACCTTCCCGGAAGAGATCGAGCAGCGCAAGAAAGCGCCCGACGATTTCAGCGGTGGTCGCACAATCGGCGACCAGGGTACGGAATGACGCCGCGCGCAACCGCGCCAACCGGCGGCGCAGAACCGCCGCCTGCTCCCGCACGTCAACGATGGGGGCGTGCAGGTGCTCGATCTGGACCGTGGGCGGCGGTTTCGGCGCCAGCACACGGGCGGCGAGGGCGGCGAATCCGGCCGGACCCAAGCCGAGGAACACCTCGGGGAGAAGGCCGTGAAACTCCGGATCCGGACCCGCCGTGCGGGGATACCGCCGAGCCTGCTCATCACACATCGCCCCGAGGATGCCGGCGACTTGCTTATACGCCCGATACTGCAGCAGGCGGGCAAACAAAAGGTCACGCGCTTCGAGAAGCGCGACGTCCTCTTCGTCCTCGACCGGCGCCGACGGCAGCAACCGGGCCGCCTTCAAATCGACGAGCGTGGCGGCGACGACGAGAAAACTTGTCGCCTTGTCGAGATCCCAGGTGGGACCCATTTCCCGGATGTATGCAATGAAGTCATCGGTGACTTTCGATAACGAAATAGCGGTGATGTCCAGCTCGTGCTTGGCGATGAGCGCGAGGAGGAGTTCGAAGGGCCCGTCAAAAACACCGAGGTGGACGACGAAATCGTCGCCCGATGGATTCTCGACGGGCGGACGGTCGGTCACGGCTGCGTCGTGGGGCGGCGTCGACGTCCGGCGCGTCATGAGAGGACGGTAATCAGCGGGTCGATTATCGCGTCAATGACGGCGATGATGATCGGGTTACCGAAAATCGGCAGGGTGAGGACAAGGACGATGAGAAGTCCCCAATTGTCGTCTTCCAACCGATACCGGGCCCGCTGCCACCCGAGGGTTTTCGGCGCGAGCGCAAAGAGCAACCGCCCGCCGTCCAGTGGGGGAAGCGGCACGAGCGCCAGGAGCGCCATGGCGACGAGTTCGACACCGGCGAGGTAGAGCGCGAGCGGGCCGTAACCAACGAGGTAGTGGAAGTGATCGACGGCCATCATGTCGCCGTGCACCGTGTTGATGA
Encoded proteins:
- a CDS encoding mannose-1-phosphate guanyltransferase, whose product is MTVPAPPSPLRAVVMAGGEGTRLRPMTANQPKPLLPVVNRPIMEHVLRLLRRHGLTETVVTVQFLASLIRNYFGDGDELGMRLQYATEERPLGTAGSVKNAEAELRDGPFVVISGDALTDIDISDMLAFHRAQQALVTVALKSVPNPLEFGVVICDDSGRIERFLEKPTWGQVFSDTVNTGVYVMEPEILDYVPVGEPTDWAHDVFPQLLAARAPLYGYVTDAYWEDVGTLESLLKVQADVLNRVVDVDIDGFEVRPGVWICEGADVDPDAVLEGPLFIGDYAKVEADAQVREYSVLGSNVVVKRHAVLHRAVVHDNAFIGPQVTLRGCIIGKNTDVMRGARIEEGAVVGDECVVEEEAFLSSGVRVYPFKTIEAGAVVNTSVIWESRGQRALFGPRGISGLVNVEITPEHTVRLGAAYATTLRKGDVVTVSRDASRAGRALARAMISALTASAVNVRDLEAIPAPVARFEIAHSDAVGGVIVRTTPGDAQSVDVTLLDENGADLSPAQQRRLERVFSRQEFRRAFPGEIADITVPYRTLETYSQEALRCIDTSGIAEAGLKVVLDTAGGTAALVLPTLLGRIGVDVLTVNNRLDELSPTETTAEHMRALERLGDLVSSSHAAFGVRFDAMGERLSLVDERGVIIHDDRALLVFMDLVAAERRGGRIALPVTTTRVAEAVARFHGATIEWTPTAPSELTRAARRGDVIFAGDGRGGYIVPEFSAALDGLAAFVRLTGLVARTKLTLSQIDGRIPQAHVLRRVVPTPWAAKGLVMRSVLHAAGGKPVETTDGVRIVEDEQSWVLVLPDPAEAITHLWAEAPDADAATELLEKWASVIDAIAG
- a CDS encoding CDP-alcohol phosphatidyltransferase family protein, coding for MPEPGTATGADREASRIVTLPNALSFARLLGVPVFVWLVLGPHADGWALGVLAGAAVTDWLDGKLARLLRQESRLGQLLDPAADRLYIIATLVALSVRNIVPWWLTAVLVGRDLLLAGWLPALRRAGLGPLPVHFLGKTATLTLLYALPLLLLGAGHGAVPHLARTVGWAFALWGVGLYWYAGVLYALQAHRLLAVRRLRHHDGRVTHAPSGKASA
- the der gene encoding ribosome biogenesis GTPase Der, with translation MSSVASASDETVRVPIVAVVGRPNVGKSTLVNRIVGRRQAIVEDVPGVTRDRVSYEVTWSGRRFTIVDTGGWQPGAGGLSARVTAQAELAVAAADLVLFVVDATVGITETDAAVAKLLRRGDKPVLLVANKVDSAAGELDTGELWSLGLGQPYTVSALHGRGSGDLLDAVITALPSSGAGGEPETAPDAPRRVAIVGRPNVGKSSLLNRLAGEERALVDAVSGTTRDPVDAIVRIGDRRWRVVDTAGLRRRMRDAVGAEFYAGLRTDQAIRDAEAAVVLLDAAEPITEQDVRIVQKVIDAGRALVLAFNKWDAVDADRRLALAREIETELGHVGWAPRLNISARTGRGVEKLAAALETALAGWEQRVPTARLNAWLSELVAARPHPVRGGRQPRPLFATQASTRPPRIVLFTSGELEPTYMRFLERRLRETFGFPGTPIDLSVRARQPRTRRRSRGQR
- the cmk gene encoding (d)CMP kinase — protein: MKTRDELRSMVIAIDGPAGAGKSTVARAVARRLGLRYLDTGAMYRAVTLWVLRNGVSLTDERAVSAAARHVVDILDLALAPDHPAVRLDGVDVTDAVRGPEVTQAVSAVSAVPEVRSVLVGRQRELIGDGGIVVEGRDIGTTVWPTAAVKIFLTADSRVRAARRHADTVAARGTTDVDDVHDDLRRRDQLDQSRAASPLTAAADAVVLDSTDLDVDAVLDRILSLVAERLGSGGDPTSPSDAGLDRTVNPSPATP
- a CDS encoding prephenate dehydrogenase, translated to MADSNGNPSELTLRRVLVIGTGLMGTSLALALREAGIETRLHDIAVGRLALAVERGAGVPHDEDLDGGYDIAVLAIPPDAVAGELLRYQRLGVARSFTDVASVKSKPLAEAEKIGADMTTFVGGHPIAGRERSGPAAAHPDLFVGRPWVITPTPAAGEEAIAAVRALAVAAGATPVVMTAEEHDAALALVSHLPHLLASVLAAQLVDAPRDFTALAGTGLQDVTRIAAGDPQLWTEILAANADHLLGYLERFQQRLQDAAAYVARIARGDAAATTALTELLRTGVQGRLRVPVKRGEPAAGFATVAVTIRDAPGELAALLRALAEAGINVEDVRVEHEPGRPVGVVELDVREDKAQALIRCVRDAGWQLYV
- a CDS encoding pseudouridine synthase, with protein sequence MSNTRSSPGPRGLAPHSRAAALSLPAGDDGAVRLQKVLAAAGVGSRRACEELIAAGRVEVDGVPVTRLGVRVDPQTAVIRVDGKRIPPATPFAYFALNKPRGVVTTMSDPRGRPCVGDLVADLPVRVFHVGRLDTDSEGLLLLTNDGRLTHRLTHPSHAVPKTYVADVEGRLGRTGVHLLRSGVDLADGPAQADAVRILERYGARTLVEVVVHEGRTHLVRRMLAAVGHPVRRLVRTAIGPVALGQLRPGARRQLTPRELGELLDLVGL
- the scpB gene encoding SMC-Scp complex subunit ScpB, producing MNGGAAGDPEPALIEPGDVSTGDVMGAVEAMLFVADEPVTVTAMAAVLGVPEPQVAEAVARLAASLADAGRGIELRQVAGGWRLYTRPAYAEVVQRFLREGQQARLTQAALETLAVIAYRQPISRSRVSAVRGVNVDGVIRTLLSRGLIEEAGTEDGTGATLYRTTRYFLEKLGINDLSELPPLADHLPEGTSIEALEEQLAGNE
- a CDS encoding segregation and condensation protein A, which encodes MTDRPPVENPSGDDFVVHLGVFDGPFELLLALIAKHELDITAISLSKVTDDFIAYIREMGPTWDLDKATSFLVVAATLVDLKAARLLPSAPVEDEEDVALLEARDLLFARLLQYRAYKQVAGILGAMCDEQARRYPRTAGPDPEFHGLLPEVFLGLGPAGFAALAARVLAPKPPPTVQIEHLHAPIVDVREQAAVLRRRLARLRAASFRTLVADCATTAEIVGRFLALLDLFREGVVVFEQVDPLGDLIVRWEVPADQGKEY